A single region of the Triticum dicoccoides isolate Atlit2015 ecotype Zavitan chromosome 2B, WEW_v2.0, whole genome shotgun sequence genome encodes:
- the LOC119363017 gene encoding nuclear transcription factor Y subunit A-7-like — MEDHPGHPISNYDFLSGNGCHTKKLVHKNYDRNSSSAKSGRSQQEASATSDCSLNEQHTSRPPSQSDNDNDHGKPDQHMVKPLLSLGNPETVAPPPMLDCSQSFAYIPYTADAYAGIFPGYASHAIVHPQLNAATNSRVPLPVEPAAEEPMFVNAKQYHAILRRRQIRAKLEAQNKLVKARKPYLHESRHRHAMKRARGTGGRFLNTKQLEEQKQKQASGGASCTKVLGKNTLLQSSSAFAPSASAPSNMSSFSTTGMLANQERTCFPSVGFRPTVSFSALNGNGKLAPNGMHQRASMMR; from the exons ATGGAGGATCATCCTGGCCATCCTATTTCCAACTAT GATTTCTTGTCAGGGAATGGTTGTCATACGAAGAAATTAGTTCATAAGAACTACGACCGGAACTCCTCATCAGCCAAGTCTGGCCGGTCACAACAAGAAGCATCTGCAACAAGTGACTGTAGTCTAAATGAGCAACACACCTCAAGACCCCCATCACAATCTG ACAATGACAATGATCATGGGAAGCCCGATCAGCACATGGTAAAGCCGCTTTTATCTTTGGGGAACCCAGAGACTGTTGCTCCCCCACCAATGCTTGATTGTAGCCAATCATTT GCATATATTCCTTATACTGCTGATGCTTATGCTGGGATCTTTCCAGGATATGCCTCGCACGCTATT GTTCATCCCCAATTAAATGCTGCAACAAACTCTCGTGTGCCGCTCCCTGTTGAGCCTGCAGCAGAAGAGCCAATGTTTGTTAATGCAAAGCAATACCATGCAATTCTTAGGAGGAGGCAGATACGTGCTAAATTGGAGGCCCAAAATAAGCTGGTGAAAGCCCGGAAG CCATACCTTCATGAATCTCGGCACCGCCATGCCATGAAGCGAGCTCGTGGAACAGGAGGGCGGTTCCTCAACACAAAGCAACTCGAGGAGCAGAAGCAGAAGCAGGCTTCAGGTGGTGCAAGCTGTACAAAGGTCCTTGGCAAGAATACACTCCTTCAGAGTAGCTCCGCCTTCGCACCTTCGGCATCAGCTCCCTCTAACATGTCAAGCTTTTCAACAACCGGCATGTTGGCTAATCAGGAGCGCACCTGCTTCCCCTCGGTTGGCTTCCGTCCCACGGTTAGCTTCAGTGCACTGAATGGCAACGGGAAGCTGGCCCCAAACGGCATGCACCAGCGCGCTTCCATGATGAGGTAA
- the LOC119363020 gene encoding uncharacterized protein LOC119363020, which produces MATRALHSPRLTSPPLTGRHAAARCKCSAAPLFAKRLPLVVAFPRSVASCCAVQGSSAGATAAAATTVSETKDAGGDKKEAAAAEAKPAAKPAVAKPKKAPPKPLPEMMEEEIIPPLKTALEAEEDVSQVVLTFQNNTLEGSFVKEDIPYYFWAFFPQGDLSGPKGFAMTSYSMEVSTIEPFLIDEKRITPQYVVFWVYKRLAGQGVLPVWKAEDLSPAPAE; this is translated from the exons ATGGCGACCCGGGCTCTGCACTCGCCGAGGCTCACGAGCCCGCCGCTCACGGGCCGGCATGCGGCGGCGAGGTGCAAGTGCTCCGCCGCGCCGCTCTTCGCGAAGCGACTACCGCTCGTCGTCGCCTTCCCTCGCTCCGTCGCCTCCTGCTGCGCCGTGCAGGGGTCATCCgccggcgccaccgccgccgccgcaaccactG TTAGCGAGACGAAGGATGCAGGCGGTGACAAGAAGGAAGCCGCCGCCGCGGAGGCGAAGCCGGCAGCCAAGCCAGCAGTGGCCAAGCCGAAGAAGGCCCCGCCGAAGCCACTGCCGGAGATGATGGAGGAAGAGATCATCCCTCCTCTGAAGACCGCGCTGGAGGCCGAGGAGGACGTGTCCCAAGTCGTGCTGACGTTCCAGAACAACACG TTGGAAGGCTCCTTCGTGAAGGAAGACATACCCTACTACTTCTGGGCCTTCTTCCCACAGGGAGACCTCTCAG GACCGAAAGGCTTTGCGATGACGTCCTACTCCATGGAGGTGAGCACCATCGAGCCGTTCCTGATCGACGAGAAGAGGATCACTCCGCAGTACGTGGTGTTCTGGGTGTACAAAAGGCTGGCCGGCCAGGGGGTGCTCCCGGTCTGGAAGGCAGAGGACCTGAGTCCTGCTCCTGCAGAGTAG
- the LOC119363019 gene encoding uncharacterized protein LOC119363019, whose amino-acid sequence MLAYLLHAPAAAAAPSPLALRGPPAAASKTPFLPPSVARPHRRAAAAGAFSAAAVGPIAASLLEGPVLLWAGRLCVYYALIHIGLAGSPRSPFLSHEIRGEDGAGDSDLGFSKWADKLRGGAPGDKEGQDKWKLVSKWKPTTKGTLKRMYRVPSKEEGRRILKEIALVLSEDDNFVDASTHKGCQIRRESAHGESVCCYNVRALFDELPGPHLVLEITPFPVGTLTENDYRKAERLEMVLRMSASL is encoded by the exons ATGCTCGCCTACCTCCtccacgcgcccgccgccgccgccgcgcccagcccgCTCGCCCTCCGCGGGCCGCCGGCCGCCGCGTCCAAGACCCCCTTCCTCCCCCCCTCCGTCGCCCGCCCGCACCGGCGCGCCGCCGCGGCGGGCGCCTTCTCTGCCGCCGCCGTGGGCCCCATCGCGGCCTCGCTGCTCGAGGGCCCCGTGCTGCTCTGGGCCGGCCGCCTCTGCGTCTACTACGCGCTCATCCACATCGGCCTCGCGGGATCCCCGCGCAGCCCCTTCCTCTCCCACG AGATTCGAGGCGAGGACGGCGCCGGGGACAGCGACCTAGGGTTCTCCAAGTGGGCCGACAAGCTCCGTGGCGGCGCACCAG GGGACAAAGAAGGCCAGGATAAGTGGAAGCTAGTCAGCAAATGGAAACCCACAACCAAAGGCACACTAAAGAGGATGTACCGAGTTCCTTCAAAGGAAGAAGGTCGCCGAATTCTTAAAGAAATTGCTTTGGTTCTATCTGAAGATGACAATTTTGTGGATGCTTCCACTCACAAG GGTTGTCAAATCAGGAGGGAAAGCGCGCATGGAGAGAGTGTATGTTGCTACAATGTAAGAGCCTTGTTTGATGAGCTCCCTGGCCCTCACCTAGTTCTGGAGATTACACCTTTTCCTGTTGGAACCCTCACTGAGAATGACTACCGCAAGGCCGAGAGGCTTGAAATGGTGCTGAGGATGAGTGCCTCCCTTTAA